The region TTGAGCGATACGCCACGAGCCCAGAACGGCGGTCGCGGCTTGCGCCGCTCCTACACGCGAGGTTTCACGGCTTCCAGAAATTACGCCAGCGTTGGATTTTCTGCGAATCCCGTGGTCGCGGCTTGCGCCGCTCCTACCCTTGCGATGGCACGCCGCTTTCGATCACAACATCGGCGTTGGTGTTTCTGCGAATCCCGCGGTCGCGGCTCACGCCGCTCCTACAGGAAAAGATTCGCGACACGCCATAGTTCGTGCCTCAACGCCGCCGCGCGTGCTCCATCGCTTCATCCAAGGCCGCCGCCAGGTCCGCCCGCCGCACCGGCGCATCGAGCAGATACACCTCGACCCCATGCCCCGGCACGGTCGCCTCGATTACATCGTTCTCGCCGACCTCGACCGTTCCGCCGCCCAGCGCCGCGCGCCAACGCCCGGCCTGCAGGTAGTTGCGGATCCAGAACGTCGTCGGCTCATCGCCCTTGTTGAGCAACACCAAGGCGATCTGCGCCTGCCCGGCGTGCTCGTAGACACGGTAAAACACAGCGCGCTCGCCCTGCAGCAGCAGATTCAACTGCAGGCCGCGCTGCAAGGCCGGCGAGGCCTGGCGAACCTTGGCGATACGCTTGAGTGCGGCATGGATCGGATGCGCCTTGGCGGTGTCGACGCGCTCCTGGCCGAAGTAGTTGCGATTGCCGGCGTGCTCGGCGAGGCCGCGTTGAAAGCCGATCTCAGAACCGTAATAGATCACCGGAATGCCGCGTGCGGTGAACAGCCAGTTGTTCGCGTCGATGAAGCCTTCATCGGTCGCGCTCAGACGCGGCATGTCGTGGTTGTCGTAGAAAGTCATCAGCTCGTACGGGTTCGCGTACGGGCCGTCGCGCAGGAACAGGCGCGGAGGTAACCGCTCGAAGCCACCGCCCCTGTGCCCGAACACCTCGGCCAAGCCCTCCTTGAGCGGAAAATCGAGCACGCTGATGCCGCCGTTCTCGGCCCAGGTGAACGGCGCGATATGCTCGGCTTTATAGTCGAAGGCTTCGCCGAACATGAAGAAACCCGGACGCTTGGCGCGGATGCGCTCGGCGAAGGATTTCCAGAACGCATGCGGCATGT is a window of Lysobacter antibioticus DNA encoding:
- a CDS encoding alpha-amylase family glycosyl hydrolase, which encodes MRALTLVALSLALAGCAHGPRDTAPAREYYGTLEPMASDAVYFVVTDRFVNGDPANDQREQGGPDPRTRSFDRPVPGAPDGESDNIGYLGGDFKGLLDNAGYIRDMGFGAVWLTPIVDNPDQAFTGGDAVTWGGAFQDRGKTGYHGYWGVDFYRLDEHLPSPGLDFAELTQGLKRHGLKTVLDIVANHGSPSFTMPKDQPKYGEIYRDGVLVADHQNLAPEKLDPAHNPLHRFFHAQKDLVQLSNLDDTQPEVLDYFVGAYSQWIDQGADAFRIDTIRHMPHAFWKSFAERIRAKRPGFFMFGEAFDYKAEHIAPFTWAENGGISVLDFPLKEGLAEVFGHRGGGFERLPPRLFLRDGPYANPYELMTFYDNHDMPRLSATDEGFIDANNWLFTARGIPVIYYGSEIGFQRGLAEHAGNRNYFGQERVDTAKAHPIHAALKRIAKVRQASPALQRGLQLNLLLQGERAVFYRVYEHAGQAQIALVLLNKGDEPTTFWIRNYLQAGRWRAALGGGTVEVGENDVIEATVPGHGVEVYLLDAPVRRADLAAALDEAMEHARRR